From a region of the Zerene cesonia ecotype Mississippi chromosome 11, Zerene_cesonia_1.1, whole genome shotgun sequence genome:
- the LOC119830134 gene encoding odorant receptor 85c-like — MEVSQEKAKQEIDRSLNLSFFCMRYIGFSFDEPKHRIARLLQRLWFFASIVVICSHGFSEIAFIVVTFANSPRVEDVVPLFHTLGYGILSVSKVFVLWYKKRVFKQLLSELTVIWPIAPLDDEAYSIKNQSLKALRLVHRWYFAINLSGVWFYNMTPMGIYLYQIVRGEDARLGFIWASWYPFDKTHPITHVFLYVFEILAGQNCVWVMICTDLLFSGMASHIVLLLRILQGQLKSLSVSAYTEDQCYHNIINCIKLHQRLIRYCKDIGEAFSFANLVNIILSSVNICCVVFVIVLLEPMVAISNKLFLGSALIQIGILCWYGEDIIHANANIAAAAYASDWYNMSPRCRRALYFLLQRAQKPISFTAMNFTNISLVTYTGILTRSYSYFALLYTLYSEN, encoded by the exons ATGGAAGTATCACAAGAAAAAGCCAAACAGGAAATTGATAGATCGCTGAATCTTAGTTTTTTCTGCATGCGTTATATAGGCTTTTCATTTGATGAACCAAAACACAGAATAGCACGCCTTCTGCAGAGATTATGGTTTTTTGCCTCTATTGTTGTAATTTGTAGCCATGGATTTAGTGAGATCGCTTTTATCGTGGTAACTTTTGCAAACTCGCCACGTGTTGAAGATGTAGTtcctttatttcatacattggGTTATGGTATATTGA GCGTATCCAAGGTCTTTGTGCTGTGGTataaaaaaagagtttttaaaCAACTTTTGAGTGAACTCACCGTCATCTGGCCCATAGCTCCTTTAGATGACGAAgcttatagtataaaaaatcaGAGTCTGAAAGCGCTACGACTTGTTCATCGCT GGTACTTCGCAATAAATTTATCTGGAGTgtggttttataatatgacacCAAtgggtatatatttatatcaaattgttCGCGGTGAAGATGCTCGTTTGGGTTTTATTTGGGCATCTTGGTATCCATTCGATAAGACGCATCCCATTACTCACGTATTCCTGTACGTCTTTGAAATACTAGCTG GACAAAATTGTGTGTGGGTTATGATTTGCACAGATTTACTTTTTTCTGGTATGGCAAGTCATATTGTTCTTCTTCTTCGTATTCTCCAAGGACAATTGAAATCTCTTTCAGTCTCTGCTTACACAGAAGATCAATgctatcataatattatcaattgcATTAAACTTCATCAACGCCTCATCAG atattgcAAAGATATCGGAGAAGCATTTTCATTTGcgaatttagtaaatattatactaagtTCAGTGAACATATGTTGCGTTGTTTTTGTTATCGTC CTTTTAGAACCTATGGTTGCCATAAGTAATAAGTTGTTTCTTGGATCAGCATTAATCCAAATAGGCATACTATGTTGGTATGGAGAGGACATTATCCATGCG aatGCAAACATTGCAGCAGCTGCATACGCCAGCGACTGGTACAACATGAGCCCGCGATGCAGGCGCGCTCTATATTTTCTCCTACAAAG AGCCCAGAAACCAATTTCGTTCACCGCTATGAACTTCACCAATATTTCTTTGGTTACGTATACCGGG aTTTTAACAAGATCTTACTCCTACTTCGCTCTTCTTTATACACTTTATAGtgaaaattaa